The sequence below is a genomic window from Perca fluviatilis chromosome 13, GENO_Pfluv_1.0, whole genome shotgun sequence.
ACGACAAGTATTCTGTCAGCACAACAAATGCGTGTAGCCACAGCAAGACAGCAAGAAAGATTGTTACATAGTAGGTCCTAAAGCAGGAACAACAACATCATCATAgatgtaacgttaacgtcagTGGACTCACTCAAAGACCTCCAGTGGTACGTTGATCTCATGAAGCTGTTGACGGCACTTCTCGATGTCTTGCAGTCCAGATATCATGTAATTCctcagaagaaaaaataaacagaacATGTCAACATCATGCTTATTTGCAGATTCGTGTCGTTATAACGTTTCTCAAGCCAACATGACTCACAGCTTCTGGTTCAGTCCTGCCTGGCTGCTGGGCTGGAAGTCGCTGACGATGATTCCCAACTGTCGAATATTCTCGATAAATTTCTCCAGGTGCTCCTCCAAGTTATCAAATTTTTCAGCCATGTTGACCGACTGTTACTTACTACTAAAAATGAACAGAAATGGCTCCGTTTGGAAGAATCTCTTTGTCAATGAATCGCTGTTGACTGTTCGCCACCGACTCTACGACAGTCACAGCCGAGGTGCTTTACGGCAATAAAATAGCCAATCGCTGTGGGCGCTGTTCGGTTACCTAGGCAACAACCAATGACAGATTGTCGTTAACTAACTCTCAAAGCCTTAAAGTGTCGTGCTGCGAGTTAGGGAGAAGCTTCTTTGTCAAAAACGTAAACTGAGTTGAGTTCATTAGTGCAGAGGAAGTACGGTGACTTGACTGCATCTGTACAATCACGTTGTCAAATAGTGAGACTGTATTATTTAATATGGAAATATGTGccatataaaaacaaaagaggCAAGTAGGCTATTGGCTATCCTAATTCTCCAACGGACCTCTAAAATAAAGCTGAGCTTTGCTCCCAGTAACAATATCGGGTAACATTTTACTAAGTGTAAGCACAAGTGCTGATTGCATGGGGAGATATGGGAGACTAAAAGTGAAAGTGAATATCACTGAGGTTGACATTACATTCCTCTGGCATGTTCTTTCTGCCTAGCATGTATTCTTTCAGG
It includes:
- the med10 gene encoding mediator of RNA polymerase II transcription subunit 10; translation: MAEKFDNLEEHLEKFIENIRQLGIIVSDFQPSSQAGLNQKLNYMISGLQDIEKCRQQLHEINVPLEVFEYIDQGRNPQLYTKECLERALARNEQVKGKIDTMTKFKSLLISELSKVFPEEMVNYKAIHGEDAPS